Within the Platichthys flesus chromosome 16, fPlaFle2.1, whole genome shotgun sequence genome, the region GCCAGCTGACGCTGGTGCTGttggatctgctgctgcatgttATTGATTGTACGTGCAACCTGCGGCACACATGAGATCACAAAGGAGAGAATTTTAGGAATTAGAATGAAATATTTTCACACAATTATTAAGTctgatttatttaaagaaagTAACATGTGACAGTGAGCTGGATAGGAGTGAAGGTTAGGAGGGAAACCTACTTGCTGCTCTTGTTGTCGAATGGGACCAGAAACATTGCGCTGCGCCTGCAACATCTGCTGCTGAATTTGTAAACGCTGGTATGCCTGTGTATCAGGTATAAGCACGGTTTCAATGTCAAAACATGTCAGCATATCTGTGCACCTAGATTCtaacgcacacaaaaacaatgaaatggTTTAATCTAAATGTAGTTTGGAAAATTGCTCTTAATGCATTCAGGGCTAATCAACTTTTGTGTTCAACGTTATGCACCATGTGCCACATCTATGCCAGTTAAGATAACTGTTCTTTCTCAACTAAAAGCAAACAAGGTTGAATGAAACTCACCAGTTGCAGCTGGTAAAGTTGATTCAGAAGGGTCATATGTTGAGGGTTTATTGGTGAGGTTAAAAGTGCAGGATTGAGACCAATGTTTTTTGCTGCAAACTGTAAGAGCTGTGCTTGAACCTGTGGGCAAACATTAAGAACAGAATCTTAACTAAATTATAACGTTACAGAAAATGCTTGTTTGCTCATGTTTAGTGTTTAATCTGCCCCTTTACTGATGTGTATTAAAAAGGTCTAAattgatatataataaatgGGAAACTCAAATCAGAGAGGTTTTTAAAGACCGTAATCTGATTATAAAATATTCATCCTTGCCTATATTAAAGCACCCTGCCTAAGAATGTGAATATATAGTAAGTAAGAAATTAGGTCACATGTTCACGAGTAtctatttctgtatttgtgtgtttttgtgtgcatgtgcttacCTGAGGGGAGAGAAACTGAGGCACTTGAGCACGTACACTAGGCTGAGGGGAGCTGAGAGGCGGCACTGGCGGCTGAGGAGGCTGCTGCATGGTCCGGGCTTGTGCTGCTCCACCGCCGCCAAACATTCCACTCTGCATCTGCTGGATGAGGGTAGAGAGACTCTTCACTTCTGCCTCAGTCACACACATAAGCTAGGTTCATTGTGAGTATTTGGGAAAATATGAAGAGATTTTGACTTCTCTTTAAATAAGGAAaagatttatattcatattcttAAATCCTTTTCGTGTAAAATAACGACAGCTTGTCTCATATGTTTTTATGACTTAAGATCTTAAGTTTGTACTTGGCGTCTCTCTATATTGAATAATATTCTCAGGGATCCCATTCAAAAAGactaatttaatattttctacaGTGCTTGTGCTGCTATTCTGCATCAGAAATTAAAAACTATTTCAATGTGCAGTACATATTTTTAGCAattatttcttttaaaccaATGAGTGCCCTGCTCACCTTATCCATGAAGGGCAAGCGGGGGTCTGCGGAGGGGTCTTTGGAAAGAAGCGGGGGCCGAGGGCAGCTCATGGGCTTGTTGATGAGCCCGTTGTTGTAGTCGTGGCTGGCCATCCCCATCCCCCGCTTGTCCAGCTCCGTCTTCTTCTCCAGCAGGGCACTCATGGCCTGGTCCAGGTTCAAGTTGTTGCTCTTCAGAGCCTCCTCTGCTGGATCCCTctgtagagaaaacacagaaagctTCAGTGTTAGGAGAAGACGAAAGCAAACATGACAGATATTTTTATGTGCCAGAGGGCTAGTTTGTTTGTCCAGCAGTTGGTACTAGAATAGATTAACAGCAGTTTAAAGTCAATTCAACTCACAGGGAAGCCCATGTCTGTCAACTGTTTGATGAGACGATTCATGATCCAGGCCTCTTCTTGCTTTCCTGGGACCTTCACCTGGAGGAGATGATGGAAAATGATTATTACCACACTCATAGTACTTCACAATGAAATTCTTTCCCCCATACAATACCATACAATATGCAATTTGCTCTGCTTCACACCTTCTGTGGGACCTTTTTGGATGTATTGCCCCAAGAGTTGCAGGAGGAGTTGCTCTCCTGGGTGGGAGCACTATTCCACATGTCTCCCTCCTCAGCATCCCACTGACCCCCTGACAGGCTCAGctcctcacctccacctccacctccccatCCGTCTTGCATAGGTTTGGGggctaaaaaacacacaagaaaatgtGTAGATCAACCAATGTAAAGATCAAATATGTAGCTGTACTTTAACTTTACACATGATAACTTATAATGTTAGCTTTCACTTGGAATAAACTTTTGAAGCTCAAGTTACTGTTAttgcaaaacaaaatacatcGTAAACTTATGTATAAGTATAAGTATAAACTTATCCAACATAACAGTGATTCGCAAGCCATCTTGCCTTTGGGTGAAGCCTTgagttttaacatttaacaaaaaaaaaacgtgagaTTAACACCAGTCtttgatgaaaagaaagaaagtcaatAAATCCAAGGGGAAAATGTAATTTGGCTGAAATATTTGACAGCCACTAGGGGTCAGTGTAGATTTCTTTGCAAAATCTTGCTTCCCCTGTGCCAAATTGATGTCCTTGACTTGACTCATCAGGAGAGAATATGTGTTTTAAGCAACAGAGCCTCCATGTGTTAACATTATTCATCAAGAGgtatacataataataaaaccataaagGGTTCAGCTATCTACCAGGTTTGCAAGATGCAGATGTCATTGCTGGGTTGCCCCTGCCATAGCTGTCCTGGTTCCCATCACTCCAGCCTCCACAGCTACCAGCTTGTTTGTTCCAGGCAGACGTCCCATTGTCCATGCTGACCGGAGGAGGTGCAGGTTCCCCCCAAGTGCTCTCCGACTTTGTGTGGGAGCTTGGTATTTCTCCCCAgcctggaggagaaaaaaggacAATGACTTGTCCGTTAAAAATACTTAATCATACCTAAACcaatattaaaaaagaatcaGAAAAAGGGAAGCTTTATGTATAATCAAATTTTTATATGAATTTTGGCATTGATTCTTATGTGACTAATTTCTCATAAAAGGGCAGAAGGCAACATTGGGGGAAGATTGAATGATTGGGAAACTATAACAGTAGGGAAAactattttgttattattgttaaatcTATCATTGACTGCAACTATCTAATAATTATATaagtctgtctgtatgtggagtTCCTCTTATGAGATTTGTATTCACATATCTTGATATCCGTTCATATCAACACTACTTATATTTGAATAAACTTTGAATGAACAGGTGACAAGTGCTATGTAGCAATGGTGGCTGGGATTCTCTCAAGGCAAGTTCTTTCATGACAACAACTACTGCAGGTCAGTCTCACAGtgtcagaaagaaagctgcaaccagcatcaccacagccCAAACAAACAGCCCGTTCCAAATGGGCATGTTTACAACGGGCACTGCACTATCAATACCAGCATTGGAATGCATCCGATACTGCGGAAATTGCCTGGCGAGTACATGCATCTTTGTACAGATCTGATACCAAGTCTTTAAAGTATTACCTTTACCCAGATAAAATTTCCGCTACAAAACAGTTAGAATGAATGCCATAGAACTTCCTTTTACTATgcctgtatttgtttttcataggCTTAAACCTGAGCTAGGCCATACAACTCAAACACATCTCAATGGCAAAGTATAAAAAAATGGAGTCAAGTTGTTTGTGCCGGCTCATGTTAGCATACATTTCTGATTAATAATAGTACGAGTCGCTCTCTTCAATTCAAAATTCTACAGCAATCAATCTAAGACAAACCGTCTTCATCACGGCCCTTCATTAAAGAAAGTCCTTCTCTGTTGCTAAATGGGTGTCTACTCACTAAGGTTATCTGTCATGTGTGATAAGATGTTTCCTGTTTAGTTAATATAAACTGGGCCTCAAGTCTAACTGTGCCATTGGTAAATACCATCTCCACATCTATCCTTCAGCTTGTGAGTGTGAAACAGCAGTCGTGCAGGGAGGCAGAGACCTGGGCTTGGCATAGAAGGATGgctgacagagggaggagattCCCATTTAAAATCTGGCACAGCCTGGACCCTTTTGGCGTTGGTGGCAAAGTGGTGTCTCCGGGCCTGTTTCAGTGCCAGACAGGACTACCTGAAGTGCCACACTGACACACTTGCACAAACAAACTTCATAATTTTCTTGTTTGTTATCTGTAAATGCCATTTTTCTGCCCTCAAtgatatatgaatattataataCAAGGGTtgtgcttatttatttttcaactgcCTATATATGCACAACATCCAGCAAATATGGACTTAGCATGCAGGGTCAAGTGAGGGACAGCAGGGGCCGTCTGAACCCTCTCAGTTCTCAGCGGCTAGCTCCAGCCCCTCCCCTCAACTACTGACAGATGGTGTCTCCCAAATAATCACACACCTCCGATCCGTCTCAAACTGTTTGTGGTGAATCGCTATTTTCACAAGGTACTTTGTAAACAGCATTCTTTTTCTACCTCTGGGAGCCCATGTGGGGTTTCCAGGGGGACCTGCACACAGACGTGCACGGTGTTGTGAAATGTGAGGAGCCTCGTGGAGGAGGCACGGCTGGCACTGCTTAACTAATTTGGATTGTCGCTTAGAAATAAATCCAACGAGGGCAAACTAGGTCAAGAATTTACCTTTAAGTGGATCAACGGCTTGGAGCTTAACAGTGCAGTGTGCAACAACCTAACCAGCTTTCATGTTTGACACctttattttaacaattaaaaagaaaagagaaactgagaTATACATACTCATATATAGTCCTGATATAATTACGCTTGAGTTACATTGATCTGACCGGTATGAACAGTGCAAAATATAATCTGACCAATTTAGCCATGTGGTACTgttaaatcaaaatataatgAGTAAATTACACAATTACACATAACACAGTCACACAATTTTGTTGTCTTACCTTGAGTTATCAGGGGAGCCCTGATATGAGTTGGCCCAGGCTGGTGTGGCACAACAGGATCCATTGGCCCACTGGTGGGCCCTGGGTTTTGAGAGTTTTGACTGTGATTCTGTAAAGGTGCAGGTGGCCCGTGATATGGGGGATTGTGAGAGTGGTGATGGTTGCTGTTTGGAACTGGTGGATTATTGCCTCCAGTGGGAACTTTAGCCTGGGAATTTCCTGGATTATTCTTGTCCCACAAGTTGACAGCCTTGTTGTAGACACCAGGGTCACCCCAAGCTGAGGTCCCATCATCTATCTCCATTTTACGTCGGATTGAAGGTGGGGAGGGCTCTTCCCAGCCTGTAGGATCAGCTGAGGATTCCTGCTTATTGCCACTCCGACCTGCAGCTTGCTTCACGGAGTTTGAGCCACCCCAAGAGCCTACGCCCCCTCCTCCACTATTACCACTGGGCCCATCCTGAGGCTTGCCAGCCCATCCTTGAGGAGGGCCACTGGGACGCTGGGAAACTGGTTCTCCCCAGCCACcatttcctccagctccagataTCCCTGATCCTGAAGCTGGCATACCCCAGCCTCGTGGCTTTTCCTTCCAGCCTGCTGCCTCGCCCTCCCAGGCAGGGTTGGTGGGAGTTTTTTTGCTCTCTTCTGGTTCTCCCCAGTCACCAGTGTTATTGCTGCCTCCACTATTGCCCCAGCCGTGGGATGCTTTTTGTTGCTCTCCCCAGCCTTGGGATGTTGCCTTGATGTGAGCATCGTCCCACCCACTTgacttctcctctctccatgaCTGACCACCATTCTTAGGTACACTGGTGGTGGGGCCTCCTGCTGGAGAGTTCCCCCAGCCACTGGGGGCAGCTGGGGGCTTAATGTTGTTAGGTGGCTCTCCCCAACCAGAGTTGGGCTTGTTGGTAGCTGCTATGCTTCCACCCCAACCTGAAGCTCCCTGAGAACCAGGCACATCATTTTTGCTCCCAGGGTCACTCCTCTGAGTGGGGGCCATGCTAGTGTTGGAGGGCCCCTGGGAATTGTTTGGAGTGGTTGGGCCAGAGCCCCGCGATTCAGTGGCTGCATCTTTCTTGCGTTTACTCTCAACCATATCCCACGAGGTGTGCTGGCGAACAGGGGTCTGTCCCCACCCAGTGTTACACAACACCCTGGGGTCCAGATCCTGTGCAGGGGGCAGAGGAGCTGGATTATCTCTGGATGAGTCTCTGCATGGGGGATGTCCTTCCATGCTGTCactgctcccttcactggcaACAGCTGTGCTCACAGCTCTGCCCCAAGGACTAGCCTTTGTCTCCTGCGGAGGAGAGCTGGGGGTATCCCAGCTTCCCTGGGCCTCTTCAGTGTGCTGCTTCCCCCAGTCTCCACGGGACTGGTCACCCCATCCTCCAGTATTCCCTGCTCCACCTCCCCCATGGCCCCAGCCAGAGTTCCAGCCAGGTGCCTCCTTAGATGAAGGTGCCTTAGAGTCGCCACTGTTACCCCATACTGAGCTACTATCTTCTCCATTGACCTGCGGGCCCCCTTTTGGAGGTTGGCCCATTGAACTCATCCCTACAGGTGCATTACCCCAGCCAGGCAAGCTGTGTATAGGGCTTGACGGTTCCTGCTTATTAGTGTGATTTGGTCCATCAGTTTTAAGGTTCTGAGGTTCTGAACTGAAAGACACATTCGTGGATGGGGAGGGTTGTGGCTCTGACATGTCAGAGGTCATTAAACCTCCCCAGGCGCTGCCAATCCCAGAGGAGTTGCTGTTAGTGTTGGCTCCAGTACAGGTGCTGGTCTGGGCTGGTGGAGGGCCAGGCTGATTACAGAGGTTTGGTGTAGGTTGAGGAGGTGAAATGGTGTTGGCTCCCCCTGAGCTGCCTCCCCCTGTACCAGGTCCATCATGCCCCAGCATTGGCCAGGCAGATGGGTTGGCATTAGGGTTTAGGTTCAAGTTATAGTTGGTGGTGGAAGATGATGAGCCCCAGCCCCTGCTGCCTGCTCCCTCCACTGGACTGTCACTCTTTCCTTCATTCCCCACTGAGGACTGAGGGGGGCAATGGGAGGGTCCAGGTCCAGAACCCCAGCTGCGATTGGCTGCAATCTGGTTAGAGAGCATGCTGGTTCCAGTATGACTGGCAGGACTGGTTCCACTGTTGGCCTTGCTGCTAAGGTGGTTGGCAGGGAAGTGGCCTGTCTGGCTGTTGGCCCCTGTGGCCATAGTAACtgtactacaactactactagtactgctgctgccgctgttgctgctgctgctgctgctgctgctgctgctggtcatgCGACCAGGGTCAGTATCCAAAGGGCATCCTCCAGGAGGGGCCTGGATCTTGCTGAGGGTAATCGAAGGCCAAGCCTCTGTGTCCTTCTGGTTAATACTCAGTTGATCCCAACCACTGAGATTGGTGGAAGAGGCAGCACTTGTGGCACTCCTATTAGATGGCAGGTGTCCCCAGAGGGTCTTATCATACTGGGCTCCCTGGCTGCTCTGGGGGGGCAGTTCTGtaggggaggaaagaaagaatatATGAGCTATGTGCTGTACGTCATCACAACCAAATATGCTTAGTAACGTTGGAATACCATGACAGCAAGTGCAGTGTCTATGCATACACTGAATTTCGAAGAtgttttaataatgaaaattaaaaataaataagcattCACAGTTAGagtgaaaacagagaggaaaatgaCTCATGTGGTAACATAACAacctttacaaaataaataatatatgtatgtacTTTAGTGCATCCTGGCTCCTCCATTACAAAATGTCCAtcagcaagatactgaaccccaaaacTGGTGATATACCATCATTGTATTAGTGAAAGTGTGATTGAGAAGCGCGCTTCTtatgattgtgtgtgaatgaatgaacgtGCCTCATAATGTAAAGCGCTTTGTCtagtgatttaaaataataaagtgcaAAAGTAAATGCAGTATATTTACCATTTAACACTTTCCACTAAAATAATATTTGCAGTCTATAACAGTGTATTGGAAGCACATCACCGAAATAAAGCAGTCATGGAGATATAGAGGATTTGTCACATTCTCATTAGATTTGTTCTATTATCCAACTGTGAAGCCTTAAAACATCCATGAATCTATTTTATAGTCACCACAGTAGATAATattcaaactgaaaattggCTTTTAGCCAAACTGCTTGTGCTCGTTTCTGTCTagagaaatataacaaattaaattgaacaCCTAAAGTGAAATTAGAACATTTACATGTTACAGTACtactaaataaatgtatgtttagAAAATAGCATAAAAATTTACCAGATGGAAAATTGTATCAGACGCAAAATCATGAAATCATGCATTTTCCACAAATGAAACGATAGACTCTAAATGTTAAACATTGCATCTTCCAGATAGTTCACCCCAAACAGACGCCAGATTTGAGGATGCAATCAATGACAAAGGTCATGCAGAAGTCATCCTTAACTTTTGACCTGCTAGCTGTAACAGTAATGACCTCTGCTTGACATGAAGCACAAATACTCTACACTCGCCCGAGG harbors:
- the LOC133970429 gene encoding trinucleotide repeat-containing gene 6C protein-like isoform X3, encoding MEDKKKKKQEEKKKKEAAQKKATEQITKVPDSAKLDPAPPLPPINPSAAPSVAPSSGNGKRAPSGGQPQTAQQPQTLLQQRYPPREVPPRFRQQEHKQLLKRGQPLPSGSLLLTATKRPSTTEPAAAAVPAHSSPSCSASSTASLPTELPPQSSQGAQYDKTLWGHLPSNRSATSAASSTNLSGWDQLSINQKDTEAWPSITLSKIQAPPGGCPLDTDPGRMTSSSSSSSSSSNSGSSSTSSSCSTVTMATGANSQTGHFPANHLSSKANSGTSPASHTGTSMLSNQIAANRSWGSGPGPSHCPPQSSVGNEGKSDSPVEGAGSRGWGSSSSTTNYNLNLNPNANPSAWPMLGHDGPGTGGGSSGGANTISPPQPTPNLCNQPGPPPAQTSTCTGANTNSNSSGIGSAWGGLMTSDMSEPQPSPSTNVSFSSEPQNLKTDGPNHTNKQEPSSPIHSLPGWGNAPVGMSSMGQPPKGGPQVNGEDSSSVWGNSGDSKAPSSKEAPGWNSGWGHGGGGAGNTGGWGDQSRGDWGKQHTEEAQGSWDTPSSPPQETKASPWGRAVSTAVASEGSSDSMEGHPPCRDSSRDNPAPLPPAQDLDPRVLCNTGWGQTPVRQHTSWDMVESKRKKDAATESRGSGPTTPNNSQGPSNTSMAPTQRSDPGSKNDVPGSQGASGWGGSIAATNKPNSGWGEPPNNIKPPAAPSGWGNSPAGGPTTSVPKNGGQSWREEKSSGWDDAHIKATSQGWGEQQKASHGWGNSGGSNNTGDWGEPEESKKTPTNPAWEGEAAGWKEKPRGWGMPASGSGISGAGGNGGWGEPVSQRPSGPPQGWAGKPQDGPSGNSGGGGVGSWGGSNSVKQAAGRSGNKQESSADPTGWEEPSPPSIRRKMEIDDGTSAWGDPGVYNKAVNLWDKNNPGNSQAKVPTGGNNPPVPNSNHHHSHNPPYHGPPAPLQNHSQNSQNPGPTSGPMDPVVPHQPGPTHIRAPLITQGWGEIPSSHTKSESTWGEPAPPPVSMDNGTSAWNKQAGSCGGWSDGNQDSYGRGNPAMTSASCKPAPKPMQDGWGGGGGGEELSLSGGQWDAEEGDMWNSAPTQESNSSCNSWGNTSKKVPQKVKVPGKQEEAWIMNRLIKQLTDMGFPRDPAEEALKSNNLNLDQAMSALLEKKTELDKRGMGMASHDYNNGLINKPMSCPRPPLLSKDPSADPRLPFMDKMQSGMFGGGGAAQARTMQQPPQPPVPPLSSPQPSVRAQVPQFLSPQVQAQLLQFAAKNIGLNPALLTSPINPQHMTLLNQLYQLQLAYQRLQIQQQMLQAQRNVSGPIRQQEQQVARTINNMQQQIQQHQRQLAQALLMKHQQQQPPPSHTGLHPGGTKSPLDSFPGHPHAPGLPDLQTKELHSSPNTYSPYSLSGLNPNMNVNCMEVGSLAMKEPHQPQSRLSQWTHPNSIESLSGNSSPLEPSLGKHGANLGPPGKPPQLEESYSPYNLMSSSDSPTSPLVPADNWGQGKSNNDKMANGTNINWPPEFCPGVPWKGLQNIDPENDPNMTPGSVPSGPTINTNIQDVNRYLLRDRSGGKLSEMKSTWSSGPVSHSQASLSHELWKVPQGPRSSNIAPSRPPPGLTHSKPSSTWGGNSLGLAQGWSSSYTSAGTTWSTDSSNRTSSWLVLRNLTPQIDGSTLRTLCMQHGPLITFHLNLTQGNAVVRYSSKDEAAKAQKSLHMCVLGNTTILAEFAGEEEVNRFFAQGQSLGVTTSWQATPGSHQTRMGGTGSGAPHPIGHSPHWNNNNNGSGGLGGGAKTGGELLWGGVQQYSNLWGSPSGEDGRIMGSPTPINTLLPGDLLSGESM
- the LOC133970429 gene encoding trinucleotide repeat-containing gene 6C protein-like isoform X1, with the protein product MEDKKKKKQEEKKKKEAAQKKATEQITKVPDSAKLDPAPPLPPINPSAAPSVAPSSGNGKRAPSGGQPQTAQQPQTLLQQRYPPREVPPRFRQQEHKQLLKRGQPLPSGSLLLTATKRPSTTEPAAAAVPAHSSPSCSASSTASLPTELPPQSSQGAQYDKTLWGHLPSNRSATSAASSTNLSGWDQLSINQKDTEAWPSITLSKIQAPPGGCPLDTDPGRMTSSSSSSSSSSNSGSSSTSSSCSTVTMATGANSQTGHFPANHLSSKANSGTSPASHTGTSMLSNQIAANRSWGSGPGPSHCPPQSSVGNEGKSDSPVEGAGSRGWGSSSSTTNYNLNLNPNANPSAWPMLGHDGPGTGGGSSGGANTISPPQPTPNLCNQPGPPPAQTSTCTGANTNSNSSGIGSAWGGLMTSDMSEPQPSPSTNVSFSSEPQNLKTDGPNHTNKQEPSSPIHSLPGWGNAPVGMSSMGQPPKGGPQVNGEDSSSVWGNSGDSKAPSSKEAPGWNSGWGHGGGGAGNTGGWGDQSRGDWGKQHTEEAQGSWDTPSSPPQETKASPWGRAVSTAVASEGSSDSMEGHPPCRDSSRDNPAPLPPAQDLDPRVLCNTGWGQTPVRQHTSWDMVESKRKKDAATESRGSGPTTPNNSQGPSNTSMAPTQRSDPGSKNDVPGSQGASGWGGSIAATNKPNSGWGEPPNNIKPPAAPSGWGNSPAGGPTTSVPKNGGQSWREEKSSGWDDAHIKATSQGWGEQQKASHGWGNSGGSNNTGDWGEPEESKKTPTNPAWEGEAAGWKEKPRGWGMPASGSGISGAGGNGGWGEPVSQRPSGPPQGWAGKPQDGPSGNSGGGGVGSWGGSNSVKQAAGRSGNKQESSADPTGWEEPSPPSIRRKMEIDDGTSAWGDPGVYNKAVNLWDKNNPGNSQAKVPTGGNNPPVPNSNHHHSHNPPYHGPPAPLQNHSQNSQNPGPTSGPMDPVVPHQPGPTHIRAPLITQGWGEIPSSHTKSESTWGEPAPPPVSMDNGTSAWNKQAGSCGGWSDGNQDSYGRGNPAMTSASCKPAPKPMQDGWGGGGGGEELSLSGGQWDAEEGDMWNSAPTQESNSSCNSWGNTSKKVPQKVKVPGKQEEAWIMNRLIKQLTDMGFPRDPAEEALKSNNLNLDQAMSALLEKKTELDKRGMGMASHDYNNGLINKPMSCPRPPLLSKDPSADPRLPFMDKQMQSGMFGGGGAAQARTMQQPPQPPVPPLSSPQPSVRAQVPQFLSPQVQAQLLQFAAKNIGLNPALLTSPINPQHMTLLNQLYQLQLAYQRLQIQQQMLQAQRNVSGPIRQQEQQVARTINNMQQQIQQHQRQLAQALLMKHQQQQPPPSHTGLHPGGTKSPLDSFPGHPHAPGLPDLQTKELHSSPNTYSPYSLSGLNPNMNVNCMEVGSLAMKEPHQPQSRLSQWTHPNSIESLSGNSSPLEPSLGKHGANLGPPGKPPQLEESYSPYNLMSSSDSPTSPLVPADNWGQGKSNNDKMANGTNINWPPEFCPGVPWKGLQNIDPENDPNMTPGSVPSGPTINTNIQDVNRYLLRDRSGGSSPTSSQIEALPPSTDWPVSAYTSSFSLSSPEMDDEGKLSEMKSTWSSGPVSHSQASLSHELWKVPQGPRSSNIAPSRPPPGLTHSKPSSTWGGNSLGLAQGWSSSYTSAGTTWSTDSSNRTSSWLVLRNLTPQIDGSTLRTLCMQHGPLITFHLNLTQGNAVVRYSSKDEAAKAQKSLHMCVLGNTTILAEFAGEEEVNRFFAQGQSLGVTTSWQATPGSHQTRMGGTGSGAPHPIGHSPHWNNNNNGSGGLGGGAKTGGELLWGGVQQYSNLWGSPSGEDGRIMGSPTPINTLLPGDLLSGESM
- the LOC133970429 gene encoding trinucleotide repeat-containing gene 6C protein-like isoform X2 encodes the protein MEDKKKKKQEEKKKKEAAQKKATEQITKVPDSAKLDPAPPLPPINPSAAPSVAPSSGNGKRAPSGGQPQTAQQPQTLLQQRYPPREVPPRFRQQEHKQLLKRGQPLPSGSLLLTATKRPSTTEPAAAAVPAHSSPSCSASSTASLPTELPPQSSQGAQYDKTLWGHLPSNRSATSAASSTNLSGWDQLSINQKDTEAWPSITLSKIQAPPGGCPLDTDPGRMTSSSSSSSSSSNSGSSSTSSSCSTVTMATGANSQTGHFPANHLSSKANSGTSPASHTGTSMLSNQIAANRSWGSGPGPSHCPPQSSVGNEGKSDSPVEGAGSRGWGSSSSTTNYNLNLNPNANPSAWPMLGHDGPGTGGGSSGGANTISPPQPTPNLCNQPGPPPAQTSTCTGANTNSNSSGIGSAWGGLMTSDMSEPQPSPSTNVSFSSEPQNLKTDGPNHTNKQEPSSPIHSLPGWGNAPVGMSSMGQPPKGGPQVNGEDSSSVWGNSGDSKAPSSKEAPGWNSGWGHGGGGAGNTGGWGDQSRGDWGKQHTEEAQGSWDTPSSPPQETKASPWGRAVSTAVASEGSSDSMEGHPPCRDSSRDNPAPLPPAQDLDPRVLCNTGWGQTPVRQHTSWDMVESKRKKDAATESRGSGPTTPNNSQGPSNTSMAPTQRSDPGSKNDVPGSQGASGWGGSIAATNKPNSGWGEPPNNIKPPAAPSGWGNSPAGGPTTSVPKNGGQSWREEKSSGWDDAHIKATSQGWGEQQKASHGWGNSGGSNNTGDWGEPEESKKTPTNPAWEGEAAGWKEKPRGWGMPASGSGISGAGGNGGWGEPVSQRPSGPPQGWAGKPQDGPSGNSGGGGVGSWGGSNSVKQAAGRSGNKQESSADPTGWEEPSPPSIRRKMEIDDGTSAWGDPGVYNKAVNLWDKNNPGNSQAKVPTGGNNPPVPNSNHHHSHNPPYHGPPAPLQNHSQNSQNPGPTSGPMDPVVPHQPGPTHIRAPLITQGWGEIPSSHTKSESTWGEPAPPPVSMDNGTSAWNKQAGSCGGWSDGNQDSYGRGNPAMTSASCKPAPKPMQDGWGGGGGGEELSLSGGQWDAEEGDMWNSAPTQESNSSCNSWGNTSKKVPQKVKVPGKQEEAWIMNRLIKQLTDMGFPRDPAEEALKSNNLNLDQAMSALLEKKTELDKRGMGMASHDYNNGLINKPMSCPRPPLLSKDPSADPRLPFMDKQMQSGMFGGGGAAQARTMQQPPQPPVPPLSSPQPSVRAQVPQFLSPQVQAQLLQFAAKNIGLNPALLTSPINPQHMTLLNQLYQLQLAYQRLQIQQQMLQAQRNVSGPIRQQEQQVARTINNMQQQIQQHQRQLAQALLMKHQQQQPPPSHTGLHPGGTKSPLDSFPGHPHAPGLPDLQTKELHSSPNTYSPYSLSGLNPNMNVNCMEVGSLAMKEPHQPQSRLSQWTHPNSIESLSGNSSPLEPSLGKHGANLGPPGKPPQLEESYSPYNLMSSSDSPTSPLVPADNWGQGKSNNDKMANGTNINWPPEFCPGVPWKGLQNIDPENDPNMTPGSVPSGPTINTNIQDVNRYLLRDRSGGKLSEMKSTWSSGPVSHSQASLSHELWKVPQGPRSSNIAPSRPPPGLTHSKPSSTWGGNSLGLAQGWSSSYTSAGTTWSTDSSNRTSSWLVLRNLTPQIDGSTLRTLCMQHGPLITFHLNLTQGNAVVRYSSKDEAAKAQKSLHMCVLGNTTILAEFAGEEEVNRFFAQGQSLGVTTSWQATPGSHQTRMGGTGSGAPHPIGHSPHWNNNNNGSGGLGGGAKTGGELLWGGVQQYSNLWGSPSGEDGRIMGSPTPINTLLPGDLLSGESM